One part of the Halarsenatibacter silvermanii genome encodes these proteins:
- the rpoC gene encoding DNA-directed RNA polymerase subunit beta': MLNVNNFDSIMIGIASPDKILDWSRGEVTKPETINYRTLKPEKDGLFCERIFGPTKDFECHCGKYKRARYKGVVCDRCGVEVTRSKVRRERMGHIDLAAPCTHIWFFKGIPSRLGLIMDMSPRNLEKVIYFVSYIVLEPGDTPLEYKQLLSESEYREARKKYGGEFEAMMGAEAVKKLLGDIDVEAEVDELKKTIRENSGQRRKRAVRRLDVMSGLKKSGLNPEWLVLERMPVIPPDLRPMVQLDGGRFATSDLNDLYRRVINRNNRLKRLNELGAPEIIIRNEKRMLQEAVDALIDNGRRGRPVTGAGNRPLKSLSDMLKGKQGRFRQNLLGKRVDYSGRSVIVVGPELKMHQCGLPKKMALELFKPFVMKELVDREMAHNIKNAKKMLENEAEEVWGILEEVIEDHPVLLNRAPTLHRLGIQAFEPVLVEGKAIKLHPLVCPPYNADFDGDQMAVHVPLSVEAQAESRILMLSTTNLLSPADGSPITVPSQDMIIGIFYLTQAPDEDVEESEYKIFSSQAEAIKAYETGNTSLHQPIKTRVGDGELIETTTGRVILNDALPDDMEFVNYKLDKDNLIDLISTLSDRYNNDITSVVLDRIKELGFEYSTVSGLSIAIDDAAIPPEKKEIIEEAENTVDEIEQHYRRGAITEDEKYQKVVDIWGEAKDDVTEKLMEHLTEDNDIYSMATSGARGSVAQITQLAGMRGLMADPSGEIIDVPIRSSFREGLDVLEYFLSSHGARKGLADTALRTADSGYLTRRLVDVSQDVIVREDDCGTDKGIVVRDLGAEDGTPIEEFEERCIGRLAAEDIVDPETGEVLVEEDEIIRKDVADGFRDRGIEEVKIRSNLTCKTEHGVCKKCYGKNLADDRMVEKGESVGIIAAQAIGEPGTQLTMRTFHTGGVAGDDITQGLPRAEELFEGRSPKGQAVMTAKGGEVKINEKGSSIRVVIEDEDGKKSYQIPYGSKLLVEEGDVVEPGDKLTTGPMDPNKLLEVEGERDTNEYLLKEIQTVYRSQGVEINDKHIEIVIRQMLKKVKIKEAGDTDLLPGSLVNKFEFEEANQEAIEEGLEPATCEPVLLGITKASLNTESFLSAASFQETTRVLTEASLEGKKDDLRGLKENVIIGQLIPSGTGMKRYRSVEIASEDGEELEDMLEVEELEEAGVE; this comes from the coding sequence TTGCTGAACGTAAATAATTTTGATTCAATTATGATCGGGATAGCCTCTCCGGATAAGATTCTCGACTGGTCCCGCGGAGAGGTTACCAAACCGGAGACCATAAATTACAGAACTCTCAAACCGGAAAAAGACGGGCTTTTCTGTGAGAGAATTTTCGGCCCGACCAAAGATTTTGAATGCCACTGCGGAAAATATAAACGTGCTCGATATAAAGGTGTCGTGTGTGATCGCTGCGGGGTTGAGGTCACCAGATCGAAAGTCCGTCGGGAGCGCATGGGACATATAGATCTGGCCGCCCCCTGTACCCATATCTGGTTCTTCAAGGGAATTCCCAGCAGATTGGGACTTATCATGGATATGTCACCAAGAAATTTAGAGAAGGTGATCTATTTCGTTTCCTACATCGTACTCGAACCCGGTGATACTCCTCTGGAATACAAGCAGCTGCTTTCAGAGAGCGAATATCGGGAAGCCAGGAAAAAGTATGGTGGAGAATTTGAAGCCATGATGGGGGCTGAAGCTGTCAAAAAGCTTCTGGGTGATATAGATGTTGAGGCTGAAGTTGACGAATTGAAAAAAACCATCAGGGAAAATTCCGGTCAGCGGCGCAAAAGAGCTGTAAGAAGACTTGATGTGATGAGTGGACTCAAAAAATCAGGTTTAAATCCTGAATGGCTGGTTCTGGAAAGAATGCCGGTTATTCCACCTGATCTGCGGCCGATGGTTCAGCTCGATGGAGGTCGCTTTGCTACTTCCGATCTTAATGATCTTTACAGGCGGGTGATCAACAGGAATAACAGGCTCAAGCGCCTCAATGAACTCGGCGCTCCTGAGATCATAATACGCAATGAGAAGAGAATGCTGCAGGAAGCTGTCGATGCCTTAATAGATAACGGACGCCGGGGCAGACCGGTTACCGGAGCCGGCAATCGACCTTTAAAGTCTTTGAGTGATATGCTCAAGGGTAAGCAGGGCAGATTCAGACAGAATCTCCTGGGTAAACGCGTTGATTATTCGGGCCGTTCGGTGATTGTTGTCGGCCCCGAGCTGAAAATGCATCAGTGCGGTCTTCCCAAAAAGATGGCTCTTGAGCTATTCAAGCCTTTCGTTATGAAAGAACTGGTAGATAGAGAGATGGCTCATAACATCAAAAATGCCAAAAAGATGTTGGAAAATGAAGCAGAAGAAGTCTGGGGTATTCTGGAAGAAGTGATAGAGGATCATCCAGTTCTTTTAAATAGAGCTCCAACCCTGCACAGACTTGGTATTCAGGCATTCGAGCCTGTCCTGGTCGAGGGTAAAGCCATAAAACTTCATCCGCTTGTCTGTCCACCCTATAATGCTGATTTTGATGGTGATCAGATGGCTGTTCATGTGCCTCTATCTGTTGAGGCGCAGGCTGAGTCGAGGATTCTGATGCTCTCCACAACCAATCTGCTCTCGCCGGCCGATGGCAGTCCGATAACTGTTCCCTCTCAGGATATGATCATAGGCATATTCTACCTTACTCAGGCTCCTGATGAGGATGTCGAGGAGAGCGAGTACAAGATCTTCTCATCTCAGGCCGAGGCAATTAAGGCTTATGAGACGGGCAACACTTCTTTACATCAGCCGATTAAAACCAGGGTGGGTGATGGCGAGCTGATCGAAACCACTACCGGCAGAGTTATTTTAAATGATGCTTTACCGGATGATATGGAATTTGTCAATTATAAGCTCGATAAAGATAATCTTATCGATCTTATCTCTACTCTCAGCGATCGTTACAATAATGATATAACTTCGGTAGTCCTGGATCGTATCAAAGAGCTGGGCTTTGAGTATTCGACTGTTTCTGGTCTATCGATCGCCATAGATGATGCGGCAATTCCGCCTGAAAAGAAGGAAATTATAGAAGAAGCTGAAAACACAGTCGATGAAATTGAGCAGCATTATAGACGCGGTGCCATAACTGAAGACGAAAAGTACCAGAAAGTTGTCGATATATGGGGTGAGGCTAAAGATGACGTTACCGAAAAGCTGATGGAACACCTCACCGAAGATAATGACATCTATTCTATGGCCACTTCGGGAGCGCGAGGCAGCGTGGCTCAAATTACTCAGCTGGCTGGAATGAGAGGATTAATGGCTGATCCCTCCGGTGAAATTATCGATGTCCCCATTCGTTCTTCCTTCCGCGAGGGACTGGATGTACTTGAATATTTCCTCTCCTCTCACGGAGCCCGTAAAGGCCTGGCTGATACCGCGCTAAGAACTGCTGATTCGGGTTATCTTACCAGAAGATTGGTCGATGTATCTCAGGATGTCATAGTCAGAGAAGATGATTGTGGTACCGATAAGGGCATTGTCGTCAGGGACCTTGGAGCTGAGGACGGCACCCCCATCGAGGAGTTTGAAGAGCGCTGCATCGGACGGCTGGCTGCTGAAGATATTGTCGATCCAGAGACAGGTGAAGTTCTGGTAGAAGAAGATGAAATAATCCGGAAAGATGTCGCTGATGGCTTCAGAGACCGGGGCATCGAAGAGGTTAAGATACGTTCAAATCTGACATGTAAGACCGAACACGGTGTCTGCAAGAAATGCTATGGTAAAAACCTGGCCGATGATCGCATGGTCGAAAAGGGAGAGTCGGTTGGAATAATAGCTGCTCAGGCCATCGGTGAGCCCGGGACTCAGCTCACCATGAGAACATTTCATACAGGTGGAGTTGCCGGTGATGATATAACCCAGGGTCTGCCGCGAGCCGAGGAGCTATTTGAAGGACGTTCTCCCAAAGGCCAGGCAGTTATGACCGCTAAAGGTGGAGAAGTCAAAATAAATGAAAAAGGCAGCTCTATAAGAGTGGTTATTGAAGATGAAGATGGTAAAAAGTCCTATCAAATACCGTATGGATCCAAACTGCTGGTGGAAGAGGGAGATGTAGTTGAGCCTGGCGACAAATTGACGACCGGTCCCATGGATCCCAACAAATTACTCGAGGTCGAAGGGGAAAGGGATACCAATGAATATCTCCTCAAGGAGATTCAGACTGTCTATAGATCACAGGGTGTGGAAATAAATGATAAGCACATCGAAATAGTCATCCGTCAGATGCTCAAGAAGGTCAAGATAAAAGAAGCAGGAGATACCGATCTGCTTCCCGGCAGCCTGGTCAATAAGTTTGAATTTGAAGAAGCCAACCAGGAGGCGATCGAAGAAGGCCTTGAACCGGCAACCTGCGAGCCAGTTCTGCTCGGCATAACCAAGGCTTCGCTCAATACTGAGAGCTTCCTGTCGGCTGCATCATTTCAGGAAACCACACGTGTGCTGACCGAGGCTTCGCTTGAGGGTAAAAAAGATGATCTGCGCGGCCTCAAGGAGAATGTCATAATCGGTCAGCTTATTCCTTCCGGAACCGGCATGAAAAGATATAGATCTGTAGAAATTGCTAGCGAAGATGGTGAGGAACTGGAAGATATGCTGGAGGTAGAAGAACTGGAAGAAGCCGGAGTTGAATAA